Proteins encoded together in one Rossellomorea sp. y25 window:
- a CDS encoding PIN/TRAM domain-containing protein produces the protein MLKRIVQACFLIVGGTLGIFLLPELFTVINLSDIPLINNPYMTAIFGAIIFYILSFWAVEYVVNFVKWFEDSLVKAPVTDLLFGSLGLIIGLFVAYLFGIPFNQMEIPIVNTVVPILLTLILGYLGFQVGFKKRDELVGLFGTTNKGKKKGTDEDSDEAGVKTLKILDTSVIIDGRIADICQTGFLEGIVVIPQFVLEELQHIADSSDVLKRNRGRRGLDILNRIQKELPVEVQIYEGDFEEIQEVDSKLVKLAKLTNGIVVTNDFNLNKVCDLQGVQVLNINDLANAVKPVVLPGEELKVQVIKDGKEHNQGIAYLDDGTMIVVEEGRNYIGKYIDVLVTSVLQTSAGRMIFAKPKQLEKAL, from the coding sequence ATGTTAAAAAGAATCGTTCAAGCGTGCTTCCTTATAGTCGGGGGAACACTGGGGATATTTCTGCTTCCCGAATTATTTACCGTCATAAATTTATCAGACATTCCTTTAATTAATAACCCTTATATGACTGCTATATTTGGTGCCATTATTTTTTATATTCTTTCGTTTTGGGCAGTCGAGTATGTCGTCAATTTCGTCAAGTGGTTTGAAGATAGTTTAGTAAAAGCTCCAGTAACGGATCTGTTATTTGGCAGTTTAGGACTTATTATCGGTCTTTTTGTTGCGTATCTGTTTGGGATTCCTTTCAATCAAATGGAGATCCCGATTGTCAACACAGTGGTTCCGATTCTATTAACGCTGATTCTTGGTTATTTAGGCTTTCAAGTTGGCTTTAAGAAAAGGGATGAGCTGGTCGGTCTGTTTGGTACTACAAATAAAGGCAAGAAAAAAGGGACTGACGAAGATTCTGATGAAGCGGGTGTGAAAACGCTGAAGATACTGGATACGAGTGTGATTATCGATGGTCGTATCGCAGATATCTGTCAAACTGGATTTTTAGAAGGAATTGTCGTCATTCCACAGTTTGTGCTGGAAGAGCTTCAGCATATTGCGGATTCTTCAGATGTGTTGAAACGAAACCGTGGCAGGCGTGGACTTGATATCCTGAATCGAATTCAAAAGGAGCTCCCTGTAGAGGTTCAGATTTATGAAGGTGACTTTGAGGAAATTCAGGAAGTTGATTCGAAGCTTGTGAAATTAGCGAAGCTTACGAATGGGATCGTTGTCACGAATGATTTCAACTTGAATAAAGTATGCGATCTTCAAGGTGTACAAGTATTAAATATCAATGACTTGGCCAATGCCGTTAAGCCAGTTGTATTACCTGGAGAAGAATTGAAGGTTCAGGTAATCAAAGACGGTAAAGAACATAATCAAGGAATCGCCTATCTCGATGATGGTACGATGATTGTAGTGGAAGAGGGACGCAATTATATCGGCAAGTATATCGATGTACTTGTGACGTCTGTTCTTCAAACCTCTGCGGGTCGAATGATCTTTGCGAAGCCGAAGCAATTAGAAAAAGCTTTATAA
- the ispD gene encoding 2-C-methyl-D-erythritol 4-phosphate cytidylyltransferase, with protein MEYEVVIPAAGQGKRMKAGKNKLLLELNSCPVIIHTLRVFELDSHCQGIYLAIHPSERDEFKSLLDRFGIKKVVKLVDGGEERQHSVYNALLEVDHEIVLVHDGARPFIKESTIHQLVEKTQSTGAAIAAVPVKDTIKKVMDGEVEETIERSSLWMVQTPQAFRVSLLKRAHGEAEQDGFLGTDDASLVERMDVMVAVVESDYDNIKLTTPEDLYFAEAILKKQEEMSGGDNHV; from the coding sequence ATGGAATATGAAGTTGTCATTCCGGCTGCAGGGCAAGGGAAACGAATGAAAGCAGGCAAGAATAAACTGCTCCTCGAGCTGAATAGCTGTCCAGTCATTATTCATACACTGCGCGTTTTTGAACTTGACTCCCATTGTCAGGGTATCTATTTAGCGATTCATCCATCGGAGCGAGATGAGTTCAAAAGTTTATTAGACCGCTTTGGTATTAAAAAGGTCGTTAAGCTTGTAGATGGCGGGGAAGAAAGACAGCATAGTGTATACAACGCATTGCTTGAGGTTGATCATGAAATTGTTCTTGTACACGACGGGGCAAGACCTTTTATTAAAGAATCCACGATTCACCAATTAGTAGAAAAAACTCAATCAACAGGAGCCGCCATTGCCGCTGTTCCTGTTAAAGATACGATCAAAAAAGTGATGGATGGAGAAGTCGAGGAAACGATTGAACGCTCAAGCTTGTGGATGGTTCAAACTCCACAAGCTTTTCGTGTTTCATTGTTGAAAAGAGCGCACGGGGAAGCGGAGCAAGATGGTTTCCTTGGCACAGACGATGCTTCTCTAGTAGAAAGAATGGATGTTATGGTTGCTGTTGTGGAGAGTGATTATGACAATATTAAACTGACAACACCTGAGGACTTATATTTTGCTGAGGCCATTTTGAAGAAGCAAGAGGAAATGAGTGGAGGAGACAACCATGTTTAG
- the ispF gene encoding 2-C-methyl-D-erythritol 2,4-cyclodiphosphate synthase, translating into MFRIGQGFDVHQLVEDRPLIMGGITIPYEKGLLGHSDADVLLHAVADACLGAIAAGDIGKHFPDTDPEFKDADSAKLLEHVWALVKEEGYELGNIDCTIIAQKPKMAPYIDEMRQSIATLLEADSTQVNVKATTSEKLGFTGRGEGIAAQTTVLIKKK; encoded by the coding sequence ATGTTTAGGATCGGACAAGGATTTGATGTTCATCAATTAGTAGAAGACAGACCCCTTATTATGGGAGGCATAACCATACCATATGAAAAAGGGTTATTAGGTCATTCAGATGCAGATGTACTATTACATGCTGTAGCGGATGCATGTTTGGGGGCGATTGCCGCTGGGGATATCGGAAAACACTTTCCAGACACAGATCCTGAATTCAAGGATGCAGATTCAGCTAAGCTTCTCGAGCATGTATGGGCTCTTGTGAAAGAGGAAGGCTATGAATTAGGGAATATCGATTGCACGATCATTGCTCAGAAACCAAAGATGGCTCCTTATATCGACGAAATGAGACAAAGCATCGCAACCCTATTAGAAGCGGATAGTACGCAAGTGAACGTGAAAGCCACAACCTCAGAGAAGCTTGGTTTTACTGGAAGAGGCGAAGGGATCGCAGCGCAAACCACCGTGTTGATCAAAAAGAAGTAA
- the gltX gene encoding glutamate--tRNA ligase — protein sequence MTKEVRVRYAPSPTGHLHIGNARTALFNYLYARSVGGKFIIRIEDTDKKRNIEGGEESQLKYLQWLGIDWDESVDKPGDYGPYRQSERNHIYEQYLNELLESGQAYKCYCTEEELEAEREAQSASGQMPRYSGKCRNLTKEDQERLAAEGRQPSIRFRVPAGKVYSFNDIVKEDVAFESDGIGDFVIAKKDGTPTYNFAVAVDDYLMKISHVLRGEDHISNTPKQLMIFEALGWEAPVYGHMTLIVNESRKKLSKRDESIIQFIEQYEALGYLPEALFNFIALLGWSPKGEEEIFSKDEFIEIFDPARLSTSSALFDNQKLTWMNNQYMKNLELEQVVELSLPHLISAGKLEENMSDEQREWTSRVISLYQEQMSFGAEIVELSEMFFKTDLEYDEEAKAVLEEEQVPEVLQAFLNEIEALENYEAAEIKSSIKAVQKSTGHKGKKLFMPIRVAVTGQTHGPELPNAIELLGKDTVKHRLQSLLG from the coding sequence ATGACAAAAGAAGTACGCGTCCGTTATGCTCCAAGTCCAACGGGTCATTTACATATTGGGAATGCAAGAACCGCTTTATTTAATTACTTATACGCTCGCAGTGTAGGTGGAAAGTTCATCATCCGTATTGAAGACACGGATAAGAAACGTAATATTGAAGGCGGAGAAGAAAGTCAGCTTAAATATCTTCAATGGCTTGGAATTGATTGGGACGAAAGCGTAGATAAGCCTGGTGACTATGGCCCTTATCGCCAATCAGAGCGTAATCATATTTATGAGCAATATTTAAATGAGCTGTTAGAAAGCGGACAAGCTTATAAATGCTACTGTACGGAAGAAGAGCTGGAAGCGGAACGCGAAGCTCAATCAGCATCAGGCCAAATGCCCCGCTATTCCGGTAAATGCCGTAACCTGACAAAAGAAGATCAAGAGAGATTAGCTGCAGAAGGACGTCAACCAAGTATTCGTTTCCGTGTGCCTGCAGGGAAAGTATATTCTTTCAATGATATTGTGAAAGAAGATGTGGCATTTGAATCAGACGGAATCGGTGATTTTGTCATCGCGAAAAAAGACGGTACACCTACATATAACTTTGCCGTTGCAGTAGACGATTACCTGATGAAAATTTCACACGTTCTACGTGGAGAAGATCATATTTCCAATACACCAAAGCAATTAATGATTTTTGAAGCTCTTGGATGGGAAGCTCCTGTTTACGGGCATATGACATTAATCGTTAATGAAAGCCGTAAGAAACTGAGTAAGCGTGATGAAAGTATCATTCAGTTCATCGAACAATACGAAGCATTGGGTTATTTACCAGAAGCTTTATTCAACTTCATAGCGCTACTCGGCTGGTCTCCTAAAGGAGAAGAAGAGATATTTTCTAAAGATGAGTTTATTGAAATCTTTGATCCGGCGCGTCTATCTACTTCTTCTGCCCTGTTCGATAACCAGAAGCTAACATGGATGAACAATCAATACATGAAGAATTTAGAATTAGAGCAAGTGGTGGAGTTATCCCTTCCTCACTTAATCAGCGCTGGTAAATTAGAAGAGAATATGTCTGACGAGCAGCGTGAATGGACGAGTCGCGTCATTTCTTTATACCAGGAGCAAATGAGCTTCGGTGCTGAAATCGTGGAGCTGTCTGAAATGTTCTTCAAAACAGATCTTGAATATGATGAAGAGGCGAAAGCGGTGTTGGAAGAGGAGCAGGTCCCTGAAGTACTTCAAGCTTTCTTGAACGAGATTGAAGCTCTTGAAAATTATGAAGCAGCAGAAATCAAATCGTCTATCAAAGCGGTGCAAAAGTCGACTGGTCATAAAGGGAAGAAGCTGTTTATGCCGATCCGTGTAGCGGTAACAGGACAGACACATGGTCCTGAATTACCGAATGCGATTGAGCTTTTAGGGAAAGATACCGTTAAACATCGTCTTCAAAGTCTTTTAGGTTAA
- the cysE gene encoding serine O-acetyltransferase, translated as MFKSFREDIEVVFDQDPAARNYLEVILTYSGLHAIWAHRIAHAFFKRKFFFIARVISQVSRFFTGVEIHPGAKIGRRFFIDHGMGVVIGETCEIGDNVTLFQGVTLGGTGKEKGKRHPTIQDNALIATGAKVLGSIVVGENSKVGAGSVVLKDVPPNSTVVGIPGKVVIQDGVKIQKDLNHCDLPDPMNDRMKQLEMELNEVKSLLREYEGRSRSY; from the coding sequence ATGTTTAAGTCATTTAGGGAAGATATAGAAGTAGTGTTTGATCAGGATCCGGCTGCCAGGAATTATCTCGAGGTCATCCTTACGTATTCGGGTCTTCATGCCATATGGGCCCATCGCATAGCCCATGCTTTTTTCAAAAGGAAATTCTTTTTTATCGCTCGCGTTATTTCGCAGGTAAGCCGCTTTTTCACCGGGGTTGAGATTCACCCAGGGGCAAAAATCGGCCGCCGATTTTTCATTGATCATGGTATGGGAGTCGTGATTGGTGAAACGTGTGAAATCGGAGATAATGTTACGCTCTTTCAAGGGGTGACCCTTGGTGGAACAGGCAAAGAAAAAGGGAAGCGGCATCCTACGATTCAGGATAATGCTCTTATCGCCACGGGAGCGAAAGTATTAGGATCGATTGTAGTTGGGGAAAATTCTAAGGTAGGGGCTGGATCGGTCGTGCTGAAAGATGTTCCCCCAAATTCAACCGTCGTCGGTATTCCGGGGAAGGTCGTCATTCAGGATGGCGTCAAGATACAGAAGGATCTGAATCACTGTGATCTCCCCGATCCGATGAATGATCGTATGAAGCAACTGGAAATGGAATTGAACGAGGTAAAATCATTATTAAGGGAATATGAAGGAAGGAGTCGATCATATTGA
- the cysS gene encoding cysteine--tRNA ligase — protein sequence MTIRLYNTLTRKKEEFIPLEEGKVKMYVCGPTVYNYIHIGNARPAIVFDTVRRYLEYRGFDVHFVSNFTDVDDKLIRAANELGVDVPTVAQRFIQAYFEDTGALGCKKADVHPTVTDNIDAIIDFISALVEKGFAYESQGDVYYRTRKFDGYGKLSHQPIDELKAGARIDVGDKKEDALDFVLWKAAKEGEISWESPWGEGRPGWHIECSAMAKRYLGDTIDIHAGGQDLTFPHHENEIAQSEALTGKPFAKYWMHNGYINIDNEKMSKSLGNFVLVHDIIKEQDPQVLRFFMLSVHYRHPINYNLELLQNAESALDRIKTAYENLKHRKESSTDLTDNNREWLDKIAELKAQFISEMDDDFNTANGISVLFELSKQANYYLMEKNTATEVIDMFLSQFEDFFSVLGLSLQEAELLDEEVEELIEKRVQARKDRNFQLADEIRDTLKEMNIILEDTPQGIRWKRGS from the coding sequence TTGACGATTCGTTTATATAACACATTGACAAGAAAAAAAGAGGAATTTATACCCCTGGAAGAGGGTAAAGTCAAAATGTATGTGTGCGGGCCGACGGTTTATAACTATATTCATATAGGAAATGCACGCCCGGCCATTGTCTTCGATACGGTGAGACGCTATTTGGAATACAGAGGCTTTGATGTTCACTTTGTCTCTAACTTCACAGATGTGGATGATAAATTGATTCGTGCGGCAAATGAGCTGGGAGTGGATGTTCCGACGGTTGCCCAGCGCTTTATCCAGGCGTACTTTGAAGATACCGGAGCACTTGGATGCAAGAAAGCGGATGTTCATCCGACTGTAACAGACAATATTGATGCCATCATTGATTTTATCTCTGCTCTTGTGGAGAAAGGGTTTGCTTACGAATCACAAGGTGACGTTTATTATCGTACAAGAAAGTTTGATGGATACGGTAAGCTTTCTCATCAGCCGATCGATGAGCTTAAAGCAGGCGCCCGCATAGATGTAGGGGATAAAAAAGAAGATGCTCTTGATTTCGTATTATGGAAAGCGGCGAAAGAAGGGGAAATTTCTTGGGAAAGCCCTTGGGGTGAAGGCCGTCCCGGCTGGCATATTGAGTGCTCTGCCATGGCAAAGCGCTACTTGGGGGATACCATCGATATTCACGCCGGGGGCCAGGATTTAACCTTCCCTCATCACGAGAATGAAATCGCACAATCAGAAGCACTTACAGGAAAGCCATTCGCAAAGTACTGGATGCACAATGGATATATTAATATTGATAATGAGAAAATGTCTAAATCACTTGGGAATTTTGTATTGGTTCATGACATCATTAAAGAACAGGATCCACAAGTCCTTCGTTTCTTTATGCTATCTGTTCATTATCGTCATCCTATCAACTACAATTTAGAGCTTCTTCAAAATGCAGAGTCCGCTTTAGATAGAATTAAGACAGCTTATGAGAACTTGAAGCACCGTAAGGAATCGAGTACAGACCTGACGGATAACAACCGGGAATGGCTGGACAAAATCGCTGAATTAAAAGCGCAGTTCATCTCTGAAATGGATGATGATTTTAACACAGCCAACGGAATTTCCGTCTTATTCGAATTATCCAAGCAAGCCAATTATTATTTAATGGAGAAAAATACAGCTACAGAAGTGATTGATATGTTCTTGAGCCAATTCGAAGACTTCTTCTCTGTCCTGGGGCTAAGCCTTCAGGAAGCAGAACTGTTGGACGAAGAAGTGGAAGAACTGATCGAGAAACGCGTTCAGGCACGTAAAGATCGGAACTTCCAATTAGCAGATGAAATTCGTGACACATTAAAAGAGATGAATATCATCTTGGAAGATACTCCTCAAGGCATTCGCTGGAAAAGAGGGTCTTAA
- a CDS encoding Mini-ribonuclease 3, with product MLHEINEQIDAKQINALALAYMGDAVYETYVRQLLLTKGKIKPNQLHRAATKYVSAKAQAAILRTLFDQDVLTEEEISIVKRGRNAKSGTTPKNTDVQTYKHSTAFEALIGYLFLLNRTERLEELLKMIFEQAQAGKEE from the coding sequence ATGCTTCACGAGATAAATGAACAAATCGATGCGAAACAAATCAATGCACTTGCACTGGCTTATATGGGGGATGCTGTATATGAAACGTATGTACGGCAGCTCCTCTTAACAAAAGGAAAAATCAAGCCGAATCAGCTTCACAGAGCGGCGACGAAGTATGTGTCTGCTAAAGCTCAAGCGGCTATTCTCAGAACGTTGTTCGATCAGGACGTCTTAACGGAAGAAGAGATATCGATTGTCAAGCGCGGCCGGAATGCGAAATCCGGAACAACGCCAAAAAATACGGATGTACAAACGTATAAACACAGCACTGCTTTTGAGGCGCTTATTGGATATTTGTTTTTACTTAATCGGACAGAGCGATTAGAGGAACTGTTGAAGATGATATTTGAACAAGCCCAGGCAGGAAAGGAGGAGTAG
- the rlmB gene encoding 23S rRNA (guanosine(2251)-2'-O)-methyltransferase RlmB, translating into MSKDFIGGRNPVMEALKSGRDINKIWIAEGSQKGSIQQIVGLAKESNVMVQYVPKKKIEQMVAENHQGVVASVAAYQYAEIDDLFHRAEQKGEDPFILILDELEDPHNLGSIMRTADAAGAHGIIIPKRRAVGLTSTVAKASTGAIEHIPVARVTNLSRAVDELKERGVWVAGTDAKGKQDFRQLDGTLPIGLIIGSEGKGMSRILRDKCDFLVQLPMVGHVTSLNASVAASILMYEVYRKRHPLGE; encoded by the coding sequence ATGAGTAAAGATTTTATCGGAGGAAGAAATCCGGTTATGGAAGCATTGAAGTCGGGAAGGGATATCAATAAGATTTGGATTGCAGAAGGTTCCCAGAAAGGCTCCATCCAGCAAATTGTTGGACTTGCCAAAGAATCGAATGTGATGGTTCAATACGTTCCGAAGAAGAAGATAGAACAAATGGTAGCGGAAAATCATCAAGGGGTCGTGGCCTCTGTAGCTGCTTATCAGTATGCGGAAATTGATGATTTGTTTCATAGGGCCGAACAAAAAGGGGAAGATCCATTCATACTGATCCTGGATGAATTAGAGGATCCTCATAACCTGGGTTCGATCATGAGAACAGCGGATGCTGCTGGTGCCCATGGAATCATCATCCCGAAGAGGAGAGCAGTGGGGCTGACGTCAACGGTAGCGAAAGCTTCAACGGGTGCCATTGAGCACATTCCGGTTGCACGTGTAACCAACCTGTCCAGAGCGGTTGATGAACTGAAAGAACGTGGTGTATGGGTGGCAGGAACGGATGCGAAAGGAAAGCAGGATTTCCGCCAATTGGATGGTACGCTGCCTATCGGCTTGATTATCGGAAGTGAAGGTAAAGGGATGAGCCGAATACTTAGAGATAAATGTGATTTCCTTGTTCAGTTGCCAATGGTCGGTCATGTAACATCATTAAACGCTTCGGTGGCAGCTAGTATTTTAATGTATGAGGTCTATCGTAAACGCCACCCGTTGGGAGAATAG
- a CDS encoding NYN domain-containing protein, translating to MDILLVDGYNIIGAWSELNELKHKDLAAARDRLVELMAEYQGYTGYRVIVVFDAYYVQGIARKYRNYKVEVIFTKENETADERIEKLAIELSNIKTQIHVATSDFTEQWAIFGQGALRKSARELHTEVKVIEKKIERKVRNSSDKRPASKIQLSDEVAEIFEKWRRGEQ from the coding sequence ATGGATATTCTCCTTGTGGACGGCTATAACATAATCGGTGCCTGGTCAGAGCTGAATGAGTTGAAACATAAGGATTTGGCCGCAGCGAGAGATCGCCTTGTAGAACTAATGGCTGAATATCAAGGATATACCGGCTACCGGGTCATTGTCGTTTTTGATGCTTATTACGTTCAGGGAATTGCCCGTAAATATAGAAATTATAAGGTGGAAGTCATTTTCACGAAAGAAAATGAAACAGCGGATGAACGAATTGAAAAATTAGCCATTGAGTTAAGTAATATTAAAACTCAAATTCATGTAGCCACTTCTGATTTCACGGAGCAATGGGCGATCTTTGGCCAGGGAGCCCTCCGTAAATCAGCAAGGGAGCTGCACACAGAAGTAAAAGTCATCGAAAAAAAGATTGAAAGAAAAGTACGGAATTCAAGTGATAAAAGGCCGGCTTCCAAGATCCAATTATCAGATGAAGTTGCTGAAATTTTCGAAAAATGGCGCCGCGGGGAACAATGA
- the sigH gene encoding RNA polymerase sporulation sigma factor SigH has translation MDDEEIIEAVHQGHSEALDFLIRKYRNFVRAKARSYFLIGADKEDIVQEGMIGLYKAIRDYKEDKLTSFKAFAELCITRQIITAIKTATRQKHIPLNSYVSLDKPIYDDESDRTLLDVISGAKVMDPEALIINREEFDNMEDKMAQLLSDLERKVLALYLDGQSYQEISEELNRHVKSIDNALQRVKRKLERYLEVREITM, from the coding sequence ATGGATGATGAAGAGATCATAGAAGCCGTCCATCAGGGTCACAGCGAAGCGTTAGATTTCTTAATCAGGAAATATCGTAATTTTGTAAGAGCGAAAGCCCGCTCGTATTTCTTAATTGGGGCAGATAAGGAAGATATCGTCCAGGAGGGTATGATTGGATTATACAAGGCGATCCGTGATTATAAAGAGGACAAGCTGACTTCTTTTAAAGCGTTTGCAGAGCTTTGTATCACAAGACAAATCATTACAGCCATTAAGACAGCCACGAGACAGAAGCATATACCATTGAATTCGTATGTTTCATTGGACAAGCCCATTTATGACGACGAGTCAGACCGAACGCTCTTAGATGTTATTTCAGGTGCGAAAGTAATGGATCCGGAAGCGCTGATAATCAATCGTGAAGAATTCGATAATATGGAAGACAAGATGGCTCAGTTATTAAGTGATCTTGAGAGGAAAGTACTGGCTCTCTATTTAGACGGTCAATCCTATCAGGAGATCTCTGAAGAACTGAACCGCCATGTGAAATCCATCGACAATGCCTTGCAGCGAGTGAAAAGAAAGCTCGAACGATACTTGGAAGTTCGCGAAATAACGATGTAA
- the rpmG gene encoding 50S ribosomal protein L33: MTTKLILACTVCGSRNYSVPGNRNQAVRLELKKFCNTCNAHTLHKETK; this comes from the coding sequence ATGACTACTAAATTAATACTTGCTTGTACGGTGTGTGGTTCCAGGAATTATAGTGTACCGGGTAATCGTAATCAAGCAGTTCGATTAGAATTGAAGAAATTCTGTAATACATGTAATGCTCACACCCTACACAAAGAAACAAAATAG
- the secE gene encoding preprotein translocase subunit SecE, protein MFKFFRNVASEMRKVSWPKRKELTRYTITVITTVVFVALFFAVIDLGISELMRLIIGSK, encoded by the coding sequence ATGTTTAAATTCTTTCGCAATGTTGCATCAGAAATGAGAAAGGTCAGCTGGCCTAAACGTAAAGAGTTAACACGCTATACGATTACCGTTATTACGACAGTGGTATTTGTTGCCCTTTTCTTTGCTGTCATTGACCTGGGCATCTCAGAACTTATGCGATTGATCATTGGTTCTAAGTAA
- the nusG gene encoding transcription termination/antitermination protein NusG gives MEKNWYVVHTYSGYENKVKANLEKRVETMGMQDKIFRVIVPEEEETDFKNGKKKVVKKKVFPGYVIVEIVMTDDSWYVVRNTPGVTGFVGSSGSGSKPTPLLPEEVTNLLKQMGMTEKKVEIDFELGETVKVNEGPFANFTGSIEEIDNAKAKVKVHVNMFGRDTPVELDFSQIDKL, from the coding sequence ATGGAGAAAAATTGGTATGTAGTTCATACTTATTCAGGATATGAGAACAAGGTTAAAGCGAACCTTGAGAAACGTGTTGAAACGATGGGGATGCAAGACAAAATCTTCCGCGTGATCGTACCTGAAGAAGAAGAGACAGATTTCAAGAACGGTAAGAAGAAAGTCGTTAAGAAGAAGGTCTTCCCTGGTTATGTGATCGTGGAAATCGTCATGACGGATGATTCCTGGTACGTTGTTCGTAACACGCCTGGAGTTACCGGGTTTGTCGGTTCATCAGGTTCAGGTTCAAAGCCTACTCCTTTATTACCCGAAGAAGTGACAAATCTTCTGAAGCAAATGGGTATGACAGAGAAAAAGGTAGAGATCGACTTCGAATTAGGAGAAACAGTAAAAGTAAACGAAGGTCCGTTTGCGAACTTTACCGGCTCAATCGAAGAGATTGATAATGCGAAAGCAAAAGTGAAAGTTCATGTTAATATGTTTGGCAGAGATACCCCGGTAGAACTGGATTTCTCCCAAATTGATAAATTATAA
- the rplK gene encoding 50S ribosomal protein L11 has protein sequence MAKKVIKMVKLQIPAGKANPAPPVGPALGQAGVNIMGFCKEFNARTADQAGLIIPVEITVFEDRSFTFITKTPPAAVLLKKAAGIESGSGEPNSKKVATLKRDKVREIAETKMPDLNAASVESAMRMVEGTARSMGIVIED, from the coding sequence GTGGCTAAAAAAGTTATTAAAATGGTTAAATTGCAGATTCCTGCCGGTAAAGCTAATCCAGCTCCACCAGTTGGTCCTGCACTAGGTCAAGCAGGTGTTAACATCATGGGATTCTGTAAGGAATTCAATGCTCGTACAGCAGATCAAGCTGGCTTAATCATTCCTGTTGAAATTACGGTATTTGAAGACCGTTCATTTACATTCATCACAAAAACTCCACCCGCTGCAGTTTTACTTAAAAAAGCAGCTGGTATCGAGTCTGGTTCAGGCGAACCAAACAGCAAGAAAGTGGCAACACTTAAACGCGACAAAGTACGTGAAATTGCTGAAACAAAAATGCCTGACTTAAATGCAGCTAGTGTTGAATCAGCTATGCGCATGGTAGAAGGAACTGCGCGCAGCATGGGTATCGTCATCGAAGACTAA
- the rplA gene encoding 50S ribosomal protein L1: MGGYSAKTTYRRKFKMAKKGKKFLEAQKLVDRTTAYSVEEAIELVKKTNFAKFDATIEVAFRLGVDTRKNDQQIRGAVVLPHGTGKTQKVLVFAKGDKAKEAEAAGADFVGDAELINKINQGWFEFDVIVATPDMMGEVGKLGRVLGPKGLMPNPKTGTVTFDVTKAVNEIKAGKVEYRADKSGNVHVPVGKISFDNEKLVENFATMYETMLKVKPAAAKGTYMKNVSVTSTMGPGVKVDPSTFAVKA, encoded by the coding sequence GTGGGAGGTTATTCCGCTAAAACCACATATAGGAGGAAATTTAAAATGGCAAAAAAAGGCAAAAAGTTTCTTGAAGCTCAAAAGCTTGTAGATCGTACTACAGCTTACTCAGTTGAAGAAGCAATCGAATTAGTAAAGAAAACAAACTTCGCTAAGTTTGACGCAACGATCGAAGTAGCGTTCCGCTTAGGTGTAGATACTCGTAAGAATGACCAGCAAATCCGTGGAGCAGTTGTACTTCCACACGGAACTGGTAAAACTCAAAAAGTTCTTGTGTTCGCTAAAGGCGATAAAGCAAAAGAAGCAGAAGCTGCTGGCGCTGATTTCGTAGGTGATGCAGAACTAATCAACAAAATCAACCAAGGTTGGTTCGAGTTCGATGTTATCGTAGCCACTCCTGACATGATGGGTGAAGTTGGTAAGCTTGGTCGTGTATTAGGACCTAAAGGTTTAATGCCAAACCCTAAAACTGGAACAGTTACATTCGACGTGACTAAAGCTGTCAATGAAATCAAAGCTGGTAAAGTTGAATACCGTGCTGACAAATCAGGTAACGTACACGTTCCTGTTGGAAAGATTTCTTTCGACAACGAAAAGCTTGTTGAAAACTTTGCTACAATGTATGAAACAATGCTTAAAGTTAAACCTGCAGCTGCAAAAGGAACTTACATGAAAAACGTTTCTGTAACTTCTACAATGGGACCTGGCGTTAAAGTCGATCCTTCAACTTTCGCAGTTAAGGCATAA